The genome window AAAATTGCTTGCAAATAAACACTTAGTTGAGTTAGAAAATAAGCTCAAGCTAATGAAGGATATGGCAGATTCCTTGAGACATCTTGTCCACAATTGCCACGGAGATCATAGGCCAGATTGTCCTATTCTCAAAAAGCTAAGTGATACTTGAAATTTTCCAAATACTATGCTTACTTTAAAATGATTATCACAGGCAGAAACTTTAGAAAAGAATAAAACAGTAGTGCGAAATACTAAATTAAACTATTTAGAATCAGTCTAACAAGCAATGAGTGGCAATGATTTTTATCGCAATCTACCAGCAATTTCGAATTTCAGTGATTTACTTAGATCCGAGTCTTATACCGAAGTTCCGGATGATTGGTGGATCGTTGTTACTGATGTTCAGAATTCTACAAAAGCTATTGAAGAAGGAAGATACAAGGATGTAAATATTTCCGGAGGACTCTGTGCAATGGCTTTGTCCAATCTTGTCACTGATATGGAACATCCATTTGTATTCGGTGGTGACGGAATAACCTTTCTTATTCCTGGCAATATTCTCGCAGACGTGCGTTCTGTCCTAATGGATACCAAGAAAAGTGTAAAAAACTTTTTTGATTTGGATCTTCGCGTGGGTGTTGTTCCTATCGCCAAGCTAAAAATCCAGAATAAGCCTATTCTTGTTGGCAAATGGACCATTAGCAAATATTATAAACAAGCGATATTGCGTGGACCAGGTGTTGGTCAAGCCGAGAGCTGGGTCAAAGAATTCAATTCACCTTATACCATCGGTGATGACGAACCCACTCCAATTCTAGCTAACTTCAATGGTTTTACTTGCCGCTGGAAGGACATACCATCACCTCAGGGAGAAACCATCTCCTTAATTATTCGATTTCTAAGTGAGTTTGATGATACAGAAAATTTTAACAAAACCTTCACAAACTTAGAAACAATCTTGGGCGATGTGAATGATTACCATCCGCTAAATGAGGCGAACTTAGATATTGTTAATCAATTTAAGATTCTTGCTAAAGAAGCAATGGTATCTGCTCGCAGCTCAAGAGGTTTGGGAAAAATCTTTAATCTCGCTCGAATTTATATCGAAACTCTTGTTATGCGACTAGCTATCTTTTTTCGCTTACCCATTAAATCAGACATTTATATTCTTAAGGATCTCAAAGCTCATCAAGTCAATTCATCTGATTTTCGAAAATTTGATGGTGACTTAAAAATGGTGGTATCACTTACCGATACCAAAAGAAAGTCAATGGTTGCATATCTAGATGAGCAAGAGAAGGCAGGTAGATTGGTTTATGGAATGCATATTTCTGACCGTGCTTTGCTTACCTGCCTTATGCATTCGGATTCCAAAAGTGAAGTTCATTTTGTTGATGGAGCTGATGGTGGATATGCGATGGCAGCAAAGATTCTCAAATCAAAACTGTAGGTATTAGATTTTTAATGGAATCCAAAACATTTTAAATATATCTATACCACTTCATCTAATTTAACTAATTCAACCAATTCAATAATAGCTATGCTCATCATCAAATTAGTACAGATTTTCCTAACAATTTTTCTGACTGGATTGATCTGGACGATTCAGTTGGTTCACTATCCCTCTTTTAATGATGTTGGAAAAAATGAATTCATTCAATTTCATAAAAACCATACCACTCGAATCTCCATTCTTGTTATTCCGTTTATGATCTGTGAACTATTGATATCGATCGCTTGGCTGGTTTTGGAGCTGAATCAATTTTCTATTGTCAATGCGTCTTTGGTGCTATTGATTTGGCTTGCTACTTTCCTCATTTCTGTTCCCATTCACAATGCATTAGTTCAAAATTTTAATTTAGTACTAATACAGAAATTAAATCAGACCAATTGGATACGAACCATTCTCTGGAGTCTCAAAAGTTTTCTACTATTAGGATATTTCTTTATTTCTATAAAACAACTTCAATGATTGTACATTATGGCATTTTCCAAATACCGAGAAATCTACAATCGTATTCAACATTTTTCTAACATACAGAGCATCCTAAATTGGGATAGCGAAGTCACGATGCCAGCTGCCGCAAGGGAAGAAAGATCTTTCCAAATTGCCGAAATGACAAAGTTGATTCACGAGATTTTTACTGGCAGCGAATTTGCAAGGGCTCTTGAAGCAGCATCCAATGAAATTGAAAAGAATAACAATGATCCAAAGTATTTTATTAGAAAAAGAGAATTGGAAGTTATTACAAGACGATTAGATAAACAAAAAAAATTACCAACCGATTTTGTTACTAAATTATCTCAGAAAACCAATATTGCTCATGCGAAATGGGTAGAAGCTAAAAAGCAGAAAGATTTCAATTTATTTTCTGAAACATTATCAGAGTTAGTTGATCTAGCAAAAGTGCAAGCAGACTACTATGGTTACGAGAACGAAAGATACGACGCTTTACTAGATGACTATGAAAGAGGAGCAACTGGAACGATGCTTTCGGAACTTTTTGACAATCTTAAGAAAGATCTCGTTCCAATTGTATCCAAAGCAAAATCCTATCCAAATCCTTTCAAGCTACCCATTGATGCAATGAAGCAAAAGAAATTTTGTGAACTCCTTCCACCACGACTTGGACTTTCTCATGATATTTCTCGATTGGATATTAGTGCTCATCCTTTTTCAACAAGCTTAGGTTCTAAGGACAAAAGAATAACAACTCGTTATGATGAATTGGATCCTCTTTCTGCTGTATTTGGTGTGCTACATGAGACCGGTCATTCATTGTATGAAGCTGGACTATCAGAAATGCCCGAGGCACCGAATCCATTAGCAGAATTTCTATCGCTAGGGATTCACGAATCACAAAGTCGTCTTTGGGAGAATCAAGTAGGTAGAAGCCGAGAATTTTGGAACTATTACTATCCTGTTGCATTAGAGAGTTGGGAACTCAAAGAGAGGGATCTACCATTCGATGATTTTTTCAATTATATACAGAGTGTTCAGAAATCCAAAATACGAGTAGAAGCGGATCCTGTTACTTACAATTTGCATATCATACTTAGATTTGAAATTGAAAGAGATCTTATCGCAGACAAGATTAAAGTATCCGATCTTCCAGAACTTTGGCGATCAAAGATGCAAGATTATTTCGGATTGAAGATCGATAACGATGCAGAAGGTGTGCTACAAGATGTTCATTGGTCAATGGCAGCGTTTGGTTACTTCCCGACTTATGCGCTCGGGAATATCTACTCAGCGCAACTATATGAAGCCTTTCTTCGCGATAATCCAGTTTTCAAAGATCATTTAACGAAAACAGGCGAAACCAAAGATTTGCTCGAATGGCTAAAAAAGAATGTTCATCATCAAGGAAGAATTTACGAGGTTCCAGAATTGATTGAGAAAGCGACGGGTTCTGAGCCGAGTAGTGCAAGTTTAATTAAACATTTAAGCAATATCTAATATGATTTGGAGGCTGGTTGAATCACCAGCTTCCACTCGATCCACCACCACCAAAACTTCCACCACCACCACTCCAGCCTCCGCCTCCAGAAGAACTCCAACCTCCAGAGGAACCTGATCCACCTCCGCCGTGTCGAATTGCAGTTAGAAAAATCCATGCAATCACAGAAAATGTCAGAGTTTCAAAGGGTATATCTGCTCTTTTCATTTCTGAAAATAAGCTTCCAATTCCGAAAAATATAAATATAACAACAAAAGCTGTTAAGTAACGACCCATGACTATGAGGATAAAAGCAATTACAAGTCCAATGACTACGAGAACAGATTGAATTGTACTCCATGAAGAAACATCGGAAGTGTCGTAATTTGGATTTGCTTCACTACCAAGATCCGATAACTCTCCGCGAATCAAACCATCTAAAACTTTAACTCCCTCTAACACTCCTTTGTCGAAATTTCCTTCTTTGAAATGAGGCGTGATGTAATCATTGATAATTCTTCTTGCTGTAACATCAGGAATTGCGCCTTCCAAACCATATCCAACTTCGATTCTGAGTTTCCTATCTTCCTTAGCAATCACCAAGATAACGCCATCATCAACGCCTTTGCGTCCGATTTTCCAAGCTTCCGCATACCGCATAGAGAACTGTTCGATCGCTTCGGGCTCCGTTGTGTTAACAATCAGAACTTGAATCTGACTTCCCTTATCTTTTTGCAAAGTGTAGATTATATTTCTGATTTCTTGTTTTGATTCATTTGATAGAAGCCCTATTTTATCTTCAACAGGATCACGAAGTTCTAAAACCTGAGATATATCTTGAGAGTGGAGAAATGTAGGAGATATCAAGAAAAATGTTACAAAATGTACGAGATATAGAAATCGAATACAGGGATTAGAGCGATTAGTGCGTATTCGATTTACCCCATTGAGGTTAATAGCTAGTTTAAATAAAGTAAGAATGCGATTTGTTAACATTTTCATAATTTGTTTCCAAATCTAGAATAGCAATAGGTAGTTTTGAGATTCAAGATAAAAAAAGCCCCTCAGGAAAATCCCGAGAGGCTTTTACTTTTTAACAGTTTCTAGATCTTATCCAATCACTTGAATAACTTTGTTAACACTCCACCATGTAGAACAAAGAATTCAGCAAATACAAGACTTGTAATCGCCATCAATTTAATTAAAATATTGATCGCAGGACCAGATGTATCTTTGAAAGGATCTCCTACGGTGTCACCGACAACGGCAGCTTTGTGTTGATCAGAACCTTTTTTGCCAAGCTTCTCAATGTATTTCTTAGCATTATCCCACGCTCCACCCGAGTTAGCAGATGAAATAGCAAGAACAACTCCAGACACCAAGGCTCCAGCAAGCATACCCGCGAGCGACTTCACACCAAAAAGATATCCCATAACAATTGGTGATGCCAATACTAGAACTCCTGGAGCAATCATTTCTCTGAGTGCTGCAGCAGTTGATATATCCACGCATTTTTTGTAATCAGGTTTACCTGTTCCTTCCATCAAGCCTGGAATTTCTTTGAATTGTCTTCTTACTTCAACAACCATATCCAAAGCCGCTTTACCAACTGACTTCATTGTCATAGCAGAGAAAACGAAAGGCAACATAGCACCAAATAATAATCCACCGAATACAAATGGATCTAATAGCTCAATATTTCTTAGAGATTCATCTTCAGCTCTA of Leptospira sp. GIMC2001 contains these proteins:
- a CDS encoding TPM domain-containing protein translates to MKMLTNRILTLFKLAINLNGVNRIRTNRSNPCIRFLYLVHFVTFFLISPTFLHSQDISQVLELRDPVEDKIGLLSNESKQEIRNIIYTLQKDKGSQIQVLIVNTTEPEAIEQFSMRYAEAWKIGRKGVDDGVILVIAKEDRKLRIEVGYGLEGAIPDVTARRIINDYITPHFKEGNFDKGVLEGVKVLDGLIRGELSDLGSEANPNYDTSDVSSWSTIQSVLVVIGLVIAFILIVMGRYLTAFVVIFIFFGIGSLFSEMKRADIPFETLTFSVIAWIFLTAIRHGGGGSGSSGGWSSSGGGGWSGGGGSFGGGGSSGSW
- a CDS encoding DUF3095 domain-containing protein, with translation MSGNDFYRNLPAISNFSDLLRSESYTEVPDDWWIVVTDVQNSTKAIEEGRYKDVNISGGLCAMALSNLVTDMEHPFVFGGDGITFLIPGNILADVRSVLMDTKKSVKNFFDLDLRVGVVPIAKLKIQNKPILVGKWTISKYYKQAILRGPGVGQAESWVKEFNSPYTIGDDEPTPILANFNGFTCRWKDIPSPQGETISLIIRFLSEFDDTENFNKTFTNLETILGDVNDYHPLNEANLDIVNQFKILAKEAMVSARSSRGLGKIFNLARIYIETLVMRLAIFFRLPIKSDIYILKDLKAHQVNSSDFRKFDGDLKMVVSLTDTKRKSMVAYLDEQEKAGRLVYGMHISDRALLTCLMHSDSKSEVHFVDGADGGYAMAAKILKSKL
- a CDS encoding carboxypeptidase M32; translation: MAFSKYREIYNRIQHFSNIQSILNWDSEVTMPAAAREERSFQIAEMTKLIHEIFTGSEFARALEAASNEIEKNNNDPKYFIRKRELEVITRRLDKQKKLPTDFVTKLSQKTNIAHAKWVEAKKQKDFNLFSETLSELVDLAKVQADYYGYENERYDALLDDYERGATGTMLSELFDNLKKDLVPIVSKAKSYPNPFKLPIDAMKQKKFCELLPPRLGLSHDISRLDISAHPFSTSLGSKDKRITTRYDELDPLSAVFGVLHETGHSLYEAGLSEMPEAPNPLAEFLSLGIHESQSRLWENQVGRSREFWNYYYPVALESWELKERDLPFDDFFNYIQSVQKSKIRVEADPVTYNLHIILRFEIERDLIADKIKVSDLPELWRSKMQDYFGLKIDNDAEGVLQDVHWSMAAFGYFPTYALGNIYSAQLYEAFLRDNPVFKDHLTKTGETKDLLEWLKKNVHHQGRIYEVPELIEKATGSEPSSASLIKHLSNI